Proteins encoded within one genomic window of Spirochaeta isovalerica:
- the fusA gene encoding elongation factor G, whose protein sequence is MGQTTKDIRNIAICGHGETGKTTFFEQILYNTGAISKAESVDSGRTVSDFTDEEIERKISIHSALASVEWKDTKINFFDTPGSSDFVGEVVSSFRVSEAAVVLIGARSGIQIETVKLRRRLDDRDMPRIVFVNKMEKERADFYNVVKEIEDIGRTAIPITIPMGQGEDFKGVINLLTMKAYLKPGVGNKEEEAVEIPEEYKEIADEYHLKMIEMAAEGDDELTERYFDEGTLSLEDAIKGLREGLFDNRFTPMFCGSAVESSGIRPLLNFIVNDAPAPGRVEEPCVTGEKAVMIDEKAEFSGMIFKTSIDKFSGKMSFVKVITGCLNQNMEIFHVREDKKDRVGKLFIAKGKELKEVQEICAGDIGIITKKDAFQTNDTLCMSDNIIHFQPLMLPNPVHHLAITAENQKDEDKLSQVLHKVAEEDLTFKIVYNEETKETVISGMGEQHITIILDKVLKNYKINVNRKVPRVPYRETITKSAEAEYTHKKQSGGHGQYGRVCIKVRPLERGEYFVMENEIKGGAISKGYLPGIEKGLLEAMEEGFLAGYPMVDVGVTVFDGKEHDVDSSEMAFKIAGKNALKTAFDKCKPTLLEPIMNLTVFVNDQYMGDVLSDLSTKRGRVTDQESIGGSITAIKAQVPQGELMRYSIDLRSITSGTGAFEVEFSHYDPVSGKIAQDIINASKVED, encoded by the coding sequence ATGGGACAAACCACCAAAGACATCCGAAACATTGCGATCTGCGGCCATGGAGAAACGGGAAAGACGACTTTCTTTGAACAGATTCTCTATAACACCGGTGCTATTAGCAAAGCAGAATCGGTGGATTCGGGCCGCACAGTCAGCGATTTTACAGATGAAGAGATCGAAAGAAAAATTTCAATCCATTCCGCGCTTGCCAGTGTCGAATGGAAGGATACAAAGATCAATTTTTTTGACACGCCGGGATCTTCTGACTTTGTAGGGGAAGTCGTCTCCTCCTTCCGCGTATCAGAAGCCGCCGTTGTACTTATTGGAGCCCGTTCGGGGATCCAGATTGAAACAGTAAAACTGAGAAGAAGACTCGATGACAGAGATATGCCCCGTATCGTTTTCGTCAATAAGATGGAAAAAGAAAGGGCGGATTTTTATAATGTCGTAAAAGAAATTGAAGATATCGGTAGAACCGCTATTCCTATAACAATACCTATGGGACAGGGAGAGGACTTCAAAGGAGTTATTAATCTCCTGACAATGAAAGCCTATCTGAAGCCCGGTGTGGGCAATAAAGAGGAAGAGGCTGTAGAGATACCTGAAGAATATAAAGAAATAGCCGACGAATACCACCTGAAAATGATCGAAATGGCCGCTGAGGGTGATGATGAGCTGACTGAAAGATATTTTGATGAAGGAACTCTTTCTCTCGAAGATGCCATTAAAGGGTTGAGAGAAGGTCTTTTTGATAACAGATTCACGCCTATGTTCTGCGGAAGCGCCGTGGAAAGTTCGGGAATCCGTCCGCTCCTCAACTTTATCGTTAACGATGCTCCGGCACCGGGCCGGGTCGAAGAACCCTGCGTTACCGGAGAAAAAGCGGTAATGATCGATGAAAAAGCCGAATTCTCAGGTATGATTTTCAAGACATCCATTGATAAGTTTTCGGGAAAAATGTCTTTTGTGAAAGTCATAACCGGATGCCTGAATCAGAATATGGAAATCTTCCATGTCAGGGAAGATAAAAAAGACAGAGTCGGAAAACTCTTTATTGCAAAAGGTAAAGAGCTGAAGGAAGTTCAGGAAATCTGCGCAGGAGATATCGGAATCATTACGAAAAAAGATGCATTCCAGACAAATGATACGCTTTGCATGTCTGATAATATAATCCACTTTCAGCCCTTGATGCTCCCCAATCCTGTGCATCATCTGGCGATAACAGCGGAAAACCAGAAAGACGAAGACAAACTGTCTCAGGTTCTCCACAAAGTAGCGGAAGAAGATCTGACATTTAAAATCGTTTACAACGAAGAAACGAAAGAAACAGTTATTTCCGGAATGGGTGAACAGCACATAACCATCATTCTCGATAAAGTACTGAAAAACTACAAGATCAACGTGAACAGAAAAGTACCGAGAGTCCCCTACCGCGAGACAATAACCAAATCGGCTGAAGCTGAGTATACCCACAAGAAGCAGTCCGGCGGTCATGGTCAGTACGGAAGGGTCTGTATCAAAGTAAGACCTCTTGAAAGAGGAGAATATTTTGTTATGGAGAATGAAATAAAGGGAGGCGCTATCAGCAAAGGTTACCTGCCCGGCATTGAAAAGGGACTTCTCGAAGCTATGGAAGAGGGTTTTCTTGCGGGCTACCCCATGGTAGACGTAGGCGTCACAGTTTTCGATGGTAAAGAGCACGATGTCGACTCTTCTGAAATGGCTTTTAAAATCGCCGGAAAAAACGCATTGAAAACCGCATTTGACAAATGCAAGCCCACACTTCTCGAACCCATTATGAATCTGACAGTCTTTGTCAACGATCAGTATATGGGAGACGTGCTTTCCGACCTTTCAACCAAAAGAGGTAGAGTCACAGATCAGGAAAGCATCGGTGGAAGCATTACGGCTATTAAAGCGCAGGTTCCCCAGGGTGAACTGATGAGATATTCAATCGATCTTCGCTCGATCACATCGGGAACAGGAGCTTTTGAAGTGGAATTCAGTCATTATGATCCCGTATCCGGGAAAATTGCGCAGGATATAATCAACGCGTCTAAAGTCGAAGATTAG
- a CDS encoding citrate/2-methylcitrate synthase — translation MKSRLDIKHMTEYLSLIDNNSKIPLDLYQKYNVKRGLRNSDGTGVLVGLTEIGDVHGYIMEEGDKIPVPGRLRYRGYNVEDLVKGFQICGRHGYEETAFLLLFGNIPKPQDLEDFNIDLGARRQLPDTFAEDMILKAPSSNIMNKLARSILALYSFDEKAEDNSIPNVLRQSMELISQFPTIVAYAFQAMEHYFNGKSLYIHTPISNLSTAENFLLMIRPDKKFTPLEAEVLDLALVLHAEHGGGNNSAFSTHVVSSSGTDTYSAIAAAVGSLKGPLHGGAAIRVRGMMEDLMEQVNDWSDESEVIAYLEATLRKEKYDKKGLIYGMGHAVYTLSDPRAVLLKNRAELLSKEAGRSKEFDLYCMVERLSQDIFDKYKKNGKKICANVDFYSGFVYSMLDIPTELYTPIFAVSRIAGWCAHRIEEIVSGGRIIRPAYKNVTSSKQYIKLSER, via the coding sequence ATGAAAAGCCGACTTGATATCAAGCATATGACTGAATACCTGAGTCTGATTGATAATAACAGCAAGATCCCTCTGGATCTTTATCAGAAATACAATGTCAAGCGCGGCCTGAGAAACAGCGACGGAACCGGTGTTCTGGTCGGACTGACGGAAATCGGCGATGTTCACGGTTATATCATGGAAGAAGGTGATAAGATTCCCGTTCCCGGGCGTCTGCGGTATCGAGGCTACAATGTCGAGGATCTGGTAAAGGGATTCCAGATTTGCGGACGCCATGGATACGAAGAAACAGCTTTTCTCCTGCTTTTCGGAAATATTCCCAAGCCCCAGGATCTGGAAGACTTCAATATCGATCTGGGGGCGAGAAGGCAGTTGCCCGACACTTTTGCCGAAGATATGATTCTGAAGGCTCCCAGCAGCAATATCATGAACAAGCTGGCAAGAAGCATTCTGGCTCTTTACAGTTTTGATGAAAAAGCTGAAGACAATTCCATACCCAATGTCTTAAGACAGAGTATGGAGCTTATTTCCCAGTTTCCCACTATCGTCGCTTATGCTTTTCAGGCCATGGAGCACTATTTCAACGGGAAAAGCCTCTATATTCACACACCCATTTCGAATCTCAGTACAGCTGAAAATTTTCTTCTCATGATAAGGCCCGATAAGAAATTCACCCCCCTTGAAGCTGAAGTGCTGGATCTGGCTCTTGTCCTCCATGCTGAACATGGAGGAGGTAACAACTCGGCTTTTTCTACCCATGTCGTCTCCTCTTCGGGAACGGATACATATTCGGCCATTGCCGCTGCAGTCGGATCCCTGAAAGGACCGCTTCATGGCGGGGCCGCTATCCGGGTTCGCGGGATGATGGAAGATCTGATGGAGCAGGTGAACGACTGGAGCGATGAATCGGAAGTCATTGCCTATCTGGAAGCCACTTTGAGAAAAGAAAAGTATGATAAAAAAGGTTTGATCTATGGTATGGGACACGCCGTATACACTTTATCCGATCCCAGAGCCGTTCTGTTGAAAAACAGAGCCGAGCTTCTTTCGAAAGAAGCGGGAAGGAGCAAAGAGTTCGATCTGTACTGTATGGTGGAAAGGCTCAGTCAGGATATTTTCGATAAATACAAAAAGAATGGTAAAAAAATATGCGCTAACGTCGACTTCTATTCCGGCTTTGTCTATTCCATGCTGGATATTCCCACAGAACTCTATACGCCGATTTTTGCTGTATCGAGGATTGCCGGATGGTGTGCTCACCGCATCGAAGAAATCGTCAGCGGCGGACGAATCATCAGACCTGCCTACAAGAACGTTACATCCAGTAAACAATACATTAAACTTTCCGAGAGATAA
- the trmB gene encoding tRNA (guanosine(46)-N7)-methyltransferase TrmB, with protein sequence MSEKRVIKSYVLRAGRMSTGQKAAYDKLKDVHCIPYDEKPIDFKRIFPDLDDFFLEIGFGMGDVTHAIAEENPQKGYIGIEVHKPGVGKLLAEIEKKGLKNLKAIEHDAVEVLRNMIPDGSLSGIHVFFPDPWHKKKHNKRRLIQPELTSLLAAKLKRGGYLYAVSDWEDYAEQILDVFSGEKSLKNKYEGWAEPQEWRSQTKFERKGLKKDHLIREVFFEKI encoded by the coding sequence ATGAGTGAAAAACGTGTAATAAAGAGTTACGTGCTTCGCGCAGGCCGGATGAGCACCGGTCAGAAAGCCGCATATGATAAGTTGAAGGATGTTCACTGCATTCCTTACGACGAAAAACCGATAGACTTTAAAAGGATCTTCCCCGACTTAGACGATTTTTTTCTTGAGATAGGATTCGGGATGGGAGATGTAACCCATGCCATTGCGGAAGAGAACCCTCAAAAAGGGTACATCGGAATAGAGGTCCATAAACCGGGTGTTGGAAAACTCCTGGCGGAAATAGAGAAAAAAGGTCTGAAAAACCTTAAAGCCATAGAGCATGATGCCGTTGAAGTTCTCAGAAATATGATCCCCGACGGCAGTCTCAGCGGGATACATGTGTTTTTTCCCGATCCATGGCACAAGAAGAAACACAATAAAAGGCGCTTGATTCAGCCTGAGCTCACGTCGCTTCTCGCCGCGAAGCTCAAGAGGGGAGGATACCTCTACGCTGTTTCCGATTGGGAGGATTACGCTGAGCAGATCCTCGATGTTTTTTCAGGGGAAAAGAGCCTGAAAAACAAATATGAGGGCTGGGCTGAACCTCAGGAATGGCGGTCCCAGACTAAATTCGAAAGAAAAGGTTTGAAGAAAGACCATCTCATAAGGGAGGTTTTCTTCGAAAAAATATAA
- a CDS encoding collagenase: MRRLLPFFALFLPALLWSHDFTGWNRISTEHYTFIFEEFDEETASELAGYSEEIYTLVTEFFDYRPGHISIYLNSRVDLPNGNFYPLPGSIVLYPAYPLNCENTTGSSSWLYELLLHEMVHYVQLEKPVGMFGGLSRVFGKDLASANGAFLPAWMVEGIAVYLESRYTGGGRGNNLYFQAYTKAAAWEDKYFTLEQLAYSSDFPPYNRIYSGGYILTRYMIETFGDDIISRIYNRYARFPLFGPFYAVKKETGKSLTAIFEDMKASEKEKYNSTFMEASAFLSWPIGKSGDSVGDYIHPLAINRGTVAYRREQSSPTAIIFLDENGREEVLVETPLIEGSSFSTDNEGRSLVFASPEYELYHSYGYSLISDLYLFENGKIDRLTENESLFQPALSASGDKIIAVQRNGSYSRLVSVDRISGHVKVLFEKERTNIMNPQFSQKGEELVFTLNEKGYQDIWILDLSDPASARPLLGQDRYMEYHPRFTDEGKITFISDRSGELALYLYDRVNKSIHLIFKDPVGVADAYVKNGTVFYQTYRTNGYTLMKGVPVFGDNLLEEFDAGKEILFSESPAAVIAEKSKHLDLALPYLWLPRPFVENSRSEGMIWGAGAAVFAGSVSQSTEWLLNLGFLPGPKQLTGSLDYNRKMGRATLNYRIAQDYKEYISSDESIWNQKTEQTLLISYPFFETGFAGRRQVMSHYVYTKHLFSASDAAPFSFIDGFALNGENFLYGGTGISYDVFRINNARSALFGGTGLHNQLDFSVLLPVFSAGRTSLLISESGNMSLSLSQRGTRWKTAWKAAWHNGGYSSAAVQSRGWTAGYTPSDISLYYSTSLQVPLALLDWGLPLGFNIRNLAFAVNLEGISNFLLEGPEGHEFYGSVELIGTYGYNYGSIPFGAGISFRFFNNGFSFDPAADLALYIFFSFNSP; the protein is encoded by the coding sequence ATGAGAAGATTATTACCATTTTTTGCACTATTTCTGCCAGCCTTACTGTGGAGTCATGATTTTACCGGTTGGAATAGAATATCAACAGAGCACTATACCTTTATCTTTGAAGAATTTGATGAGGAAACAGCCTCCGAACTGGCCGGTTACAGCGAAGAGATATACACTCTGGTAACTGAATTCTTCGATTACCGCCCCGGCCATATTTCCATTTACCTCAACAGCCGTGTCGATCTGCCCAATGGCAATTTTTATCCCCTTCCCGGCTCTATCGTCCTCTATCCCGCTTATCCTCTCAACTGCGAAAATACAACCGGGAGTTCATCGTGGCTCTATGAATTGCTGCTCCATGAGATGGTTCATTATGTTCAGCTTGAGAAACCGGTAGGGATGTTCGGCGGTCTCAGCCGGGTCTTCGGAAAAGATCTGGCGTCAGCGAACGGAGCTTTTCTGCCTGCCTGGATGGTTGAAGGCATAGCCGTTTATCTGGAAAGCCGCTACACGGGAGGAGGAAGAGGAAACAATCTCTACTTTCAGGCTTATACAAAAGCTGCAGCATGGGAAGATAAATATTTCACTCTTGAGCAGCTCGCCTATTCTTCTGATTTCCCGCCGTACAACAGGATATATTCTGGAGGATACATTCTGACCAGGTACATGATAGAGACCTTCGGGGATGATATCATATCCCGGATATACAACCGTTATGCCCGCTTTCCCCTTTTCGGACCCTTTTATGCGGTAAAAAAAGAGACAGGTAAAAGCTTGACAGCGATATTCGAAGATATGAAAGCCTCCGAAAAAGAGAAATACAATTCTACCTTTATGGAAGCTTCCGCATTCCTTTCATGGCCAATCGGGAAGTCAGGGGACTCAGTGGGGGATTATATACACCCCCTGGCTATCAACAGGGGAACCGTCGCCTACAGAAGAGAACAGAGCTCTCCTACGGCTATCATTTTCTTGGACGAAAATGGCAGAGAGGAAGTTCTTGTTGAAACACCCCTTATAGAGGGAAGTTCTTTTTCTACTGACAATGAGGGTCGGAGCCTTGTTTTCGCTTCTCCGGAATATGAGCTGTATCACAGTTACGGCTATTCTCTCATTTCCGATCTCTATCTTTTTGAAAACGGCAAAATCGACCGGCTTACTGAAAATGAATCTCTTTTTCAACCCGCTCTATCGGCAAGCGGTGATAAAATCATTGCCGTTCAGAGAAATGGATCCTATTCAAGGCTTGTTTCGGTCGACAGGATTTCCGGCCATGTTAAAGTCCTGTTTGAAAAAGAACGGACGAATATAATGAACCCTCAGTTCTCACAGAAGGGAGAAGAGCTGGTTTTCACTCTCAACGAAAAGGGTTATCAGGATATCTGGATTCTCGATCTTTCAGATCCGGCTTCAGCCCGTCCTCTTCTGGGGCAGGACAGGTATATGGAGTATCATCCCCGTTTTACCGATGAAGGCAAAATAACATTCATTTCCGACAGAAGCGGCGAGCTTGCGCTCTATCTTTACGACAGGGTAAACAAATCGATACACCTGATATTCAAAGATCCCGTGGGTGTAGCGGATGCCTATGTGAAAAATGGAACGGTTTTTTATCAGACATACAGAACCAATGGATACACACTTATGAAAGGTGTCCCCGTATTCGGAGATAATCTCCTGGAGGAGTTTGATGCCGGGAAGGAAATCCTCTTCTCCGAAAGTCCTGCAGCCGTCATTGCGGAAAAATCTAAACACCTCGATCTGGCTCTTCCCTATCTCTGGCTTCCCCGGCCTTTTGTTGAAAACAGCCGGTCGGAAGGAATGATCTGGGGCGCAGGAGCAGCGGTATTTGCCGGTTCGGTGAGCCAATCAACAGAATGGTTGTTAAACCTCGGCTTCCTGCCCGGACCGAAACAGCTGACAGGGTCTCTGGATTACAACAGAAAAATGGGAAGAGCCACACTGAACTACAGGATTGCCCAGGATTATAAAGAATATATTTCCAGTGATGAATCTATCTGGAACCAGAAAACCGAGCAAACCCTCCTGATATCCTATCCTTTTTTTGAAACCGGATTTGCCGGAAGAAGACAGGTTATGAGTCATTATGTTTATACAAAACACCTGTTTTCCGCATCAGATGCTGCCCCCTTTTCCTTTATTGATGGATTCGCTCTCAATGGTGAGAATTTTCTCTATGGCGGAACGGGGATCAGTTATGATGTATTCAGAATCAATAACGCCCGTTCGGCTCTCTTCGGAGGTACGGGTTTGCACAATCAATTGGATTTTTCCGTCCTGCTTCCGGTTTTCTCAGCCGGCCGGACTTCCCTGCTGATCAGTGAATCGGGAAACATGTCTCTCAGTTTATCGCAAAGGGGAACAAGATGGAAAACGGCCTGGAAAGCGGCCTGGCATAATGGCGGCTATTCATCAGCAGCCGTTCAATCGCGGGGGTGGACCGCCGGTTACACACCATCGGATATTTCCCTCTATTACTCCACCTCACTCCAGGTTCCCCTTGCCCTACTCGACTGGGGACTCCCTCTGGGTTTCAATATCCGGAATCTGGCCTTCGCCGTGAATCTGGAAGGTATCAGCAATTTTCTTCTGGAAGGTCCGGAAGGTCATGAGTTTTACGGCAGCGTCGAATTAATCGGAACCTACGGATACAATTACGGTTCCATACCCTTCGGAGCCGGTATCAGTTTCCGTTTTTTTAATAACGGTTTTTCATTCGATCCCGCCGCCGACCTGGCTCTGTATATCTTCTTTTCCTTCAACAGCCCCTGA
- the mfd gene encoding transcription-repair coupling factor — protein MITLFLNEISSSLKNNRQWQDLIQQYCTSSGKPLNLSGPKGAYLAAVLADLFKYTKDSLLVIAPTEKEAEELQADLQLYTDKTILFPWWGTMLYKGVSAQASVFGSRVKALMEIGTEKNIVLASQRAALSLLPPPEYLRENRLSMKKGDEFDPVKLESLLQKFGYSRVPRVSVHGEFALRGEVLDIYMPGMDEAVRIVFDFDEIEEIKLFDPMIQSSTSLNNEITIYPVKEVLWTDDRIDILEKRLEEVTSDKLEGIEYAPIIETLKISREIRGEELYFPLAFEKPATLVDYITDKSTLFLVQKERLDTSYEVLVKEYGDLYIEALRNKYAVPAPRFILGEPDVFTQAKQINLHSLKKERGSEEIFYEMECDPGRSFFGNISYLKEELTVLLKEGYKCYVFAESESQAERIKYMLTGFELDIVPESISAGFALPASKIIVIQENEIFGRRKRVPSSVKRVKSAVIDSFVELNPGDLVVHVNYGIGRFKGIERITAAGNERDYISIEYAGEDSIFVPIEQVNLVQRYIGSEGRGARLDKIGGKSWDNKKNKVRKSVEDLADMLVKLYARRQKTLGYAFPVDNDFQVAFEASFPYQETEDQLISIDEVKKDMEAPNPMDRLLCGDVGYGKTEVAMRAAFKAIMGGKQVALLCPTTILAEQHYENFSERFKRFPITIGHLSRFVAKKDQKEVLQGLEEGTCDIVIGTHRILSKDVKFKNLGLMIIDEEQRFGVKDKEKLKNLKASIDSLAMSATPIPRTLHMSMLKIRDMSVLKTPPYNRQPIETFIQEYNPDTIAGAIRREVERGGQVFFLHNRVESLDSVQLFLQELVPEVFIETAHGKMSASELEDVMHRFVHGAFQVLVATTIIENGIDIPNVNTIIIDRADMYGISQLYQLRGRVGRSGKVAYAYMFYPEQRALSELAMKRLQAISDFTELGSGFKIAMKDMEVRGAGNLLGREQSGEIVSVGFDMYLRLLEEAVALRTEDDKKEEAPEVYLELDYTGFIPDTYIDDPTEKMEVYKKIASVLSDDDLDRVHGELHDRFGPLPDEVQSLLSLAEIRIICGKLWISSMKERNGVVAVEFGKIARLSIDKVMRLTSKSGGLIKFNPNSQAGILIETGKIGLKEKSEFLREKLSALL, from the coding sequence ATGATTACATTATTCTTAAATGAAATTTCAAGCTCCTTAAAAAATAACAGACAATGGCAGGATCTCATCCAGCAGTATTGCACATCTTCGGGGAAGCCTCTCAATCTTTCGGGACCGAAAGGAGCCTATCTGGCGGCGGTACTGGCTGATCTGTTCAAGTATACGAAAGATTCGCTGCTGGTTATTGCGCCGACAGAGAAGGAAGCGGAAGAACTTCAGGCGGATCTTCAGCTCTATACGGATAAAACGATTCTGTTCCCATGGTGGGGAACCATGCTCTATAAAGGGGTTTCCGCCCAGGCTTCTGTTTTCGGTTCCCGGGTCAAGGCGCTCATGGAAATCGGAACGGAAAAAAACATCGTTCTGGCTTCCCAGCGGGCTGCGCTCTCTCTCCTTCCTCCCCCGGAATATCTCCGGGAGAACAGATTGTCCATGAAAAAAGGCGATGAGTTCGATCCGGTAAAGCTTGAAAGCCTTCTGCAGAAATTCGGTTATTCCCGGGTTCCCCGTGTTTCGGTTCACGGCGAGTTCGCACTTCGCGGAGAAGTTCTGGACATATATATGCCCGGCATGGATGAGGCTGTGAGAATTGTATTCGATTTCGATGAAATTGAGGAAATCAAACTCTTCGACCCCATGATCCAGAGCAGCACATCTCTCAATAACGAAATAACCATATACCCGGTAAAAGAGGTTCTATGGACAGATGATAGAATCGATATCCTTGAAAAGCGTCTTGAAGAGGTTACCAGCGACAAGCTCGAGGGGATTGAATACGCTCCCATCATCGAAACGCTGAAGATCAGCAGGGAAATCAGGGGAGAAGAGCTCTACTTTCCCCTGGCTTTTGAAAAACCGGCAACCCTGGTCGATTATATTACCGATAAATCCACTTTGTTTCTGGTACAGAAAGAGAGACTCGATACATCTTATGAAGTCCTGGTCAAGGAATACGGCGATTTGTATATCGAAGCTCTCAGAAATAAATACGCCGTTCCGGCTCCCCGGTTTATTCTCGGAGAACCAGATGTTTTTACCCAGGCCAAACAGATCAATCTTCACTCCCTGAAAAAAGAGAGGGGCAGCGAAGAGATTTTTTATGAGATGGAATGCGATCCCGGACGTTCTTTCTTCGGGAATATCAGTTACCTGAAAGAGGAGCTGACAGTTCTTTTGAAAGAGGGCTACAAGTGTTATGTCTTTGCCGAATCGGAATCCCAGGCGGAGCGTATTAAATACATGCTCACCGGTTTCGAGCTGGATATTGTTCCCGAGAGCATTTCCGCCGGCTTTGCCCTTCCCGCCAGCAAAATCATCGTTATCCAGGAAAATGAGATATTCGGGAGACGGAAAAGGGTCCCCTCATCAGTAAAAAGGGTCAAGAGCGCTGTTATCGACTCTTTTGTAGAGCTGAACCCCGGAGATCTGGTCGTTCATGTCAACTACGGGATCGGGCGCTTTAAAGGGATCGAAAGGATAACCGCCGCAGGGAACGAAAGGGATTATATCTCCATTGAATACGCCGGAGAGGACTCCATCTTCGTTCCCATTGAGCAGGTCAACCTGGTTCAGCGCTATATCGGCAGCGAGGGACGGGGCGCACGTCTCGATAAAATAGGCGGAAAATCCTGGGATAATAAAAAGAACAAGGTCCGGAAGTCCGTCGAGGATCTGGCTGATATGCTGGTCAAGCTCTACGCCAGGCGCCAGAAAACCCTCGGATACGCCTTCCCGGTGGATAATGATTTTCAGGTGGCTTTTGAAGCCTCCTTTCCCTATCAGGAAACGGAGGATCAGCTGATCAGTATCGATGAAGTCAAAAAGGATATGGAAGCTCCCAACCCGATGGACCGTCTCCTTTGCGGCGATGTGGGGTACGGAAAGACCGAGGTCGCCATGAGGGCCGCTTTCAAAGCAATAATGGGCGGCAAGCAGGTGGCGCTCCTCTGTCCGACGACCATTCTGGCTGAACAGCATTATGAAAATTTTTCCGAGAGATTCAAGCGATTCCCCATTACGATCGGACATCTATCGCGGTTTGTCGCCAAAAAGGATCAGAAAGAGGTCCTGCAGGGATTGGAAGAGGGGACATGCGATATTGTCATCGGAACGCACCGGATCCTGTCTAAAGATGTCAAATTCAAGAATCTCGGACTTATGATAATTGATGAAGAACAGCGTTTCGGCGTCAAAGATAAAGAGAAACTGAAGAACCTGAAGGCTTCTATCGACAGCCTGGCCATGTCGGCCACGCCGATTCCGAGAACTCTCCATATGTCCATGTTGAAAATCCGCGATATGTCGGTTCTCAAAACCCCTCCTTATAACAGGCAGCCCATAGAGACCTTCATACAGGAGTACAATCCCGACACGATTGCCGGTGCCATACGGCGCGAAGTGGAGCGGGGCGGACAGGTCTTCTTCCTCCATAACCGCGTGGAAAGTCTGGACAGCGTTCAGCTTTTTCTCCAGGAGCTCGTGCCGGAAGTCTTTATTGAAACGGCCCACGGTAAAATGTCAGCCAGCGAACTGGAAGATGTCATGCACCGCTTTGTCCATGGTGCTTTTCAGGTTCTGGTAGCGACAACCATAATCGAAAACGGTATCGATATTCCCAACGTTAACACCATTATCATCGACCGGGCGGATATGTACGGTATATCCCAGCTCTATCAGCTTCGCGGAAGGGTGGGACGTTCCGGCAAAGTGGCTTACGCCTACATGTTCTATCCCGAACAGAGAGCCTTATCCGAACTGGCTATGAAGCGCCTGCAGGCCATTTCCGACTTTACGGAACTGGGGTCGGGATTCAAGATAGCCATGAAAGATATGGAAGTGCGCGGCGCCGGTAACCTTCTGGGGCGGGAACAGTCGGGAGAGATCGTCTCCGTCGGCTTCGATATGTATCTGAGACTCCTGGAAGAGGCTGTCGCTCTCCGTACGGAAGATGATAAAAAAGAGGAAGCGCCGGAAGTCTACCTTGAACTGGACTACACGGGATTCATCCCCGATACCTATATTGATGATCCTACGGAAAAAATGGAAGTCTATAAAAAAATAGCTTCTGTTCTCTCCGATGACGATCTCGACCGGGTGCACGGTGAGCTTCACGACCGTTTCGGACCTCTCCCCGATGAAGTTCAAAGCCTTCTCTCTCTGGCTGAGATCAGAATTATCTGCGGCAAGTTGTGGATTTCTTCCATGAAAGAAAGAAACGGAGTCGTCGCCGTCGAGTTCGGCAAAATCGCCCGGCTGTCCATCGACAAAGTCATGCGGCTGACAAGCAAAAGCGGCGGTCTGATAAAATTCAACCCGAACAGCCAGGCGGGAATTCTGATTGAAACGGGAAAGATCGGTCTCAAGGAGAAATCTGAGTTCCTGAGAGAAAAATTATCGGCGCTGCTCTGA